In the genome of uncultured Fibrobacter sp., one region contains:
- a CDS encoding RNA polymerase sigma factor produces MTLSLVQKVREECYRICKTKNEADDLCQMTLYRLIKNVRNIESPESLMAYAHSVLMNTYIEQKRRRSRETPFSHLMEKPGVYNADLDESVVSNYVLGVEDVNMSCINRLSSVLSPMEKRILDLTSIQGFVSREVCAALGLTPNKVAKAKTKAKEKMRAAAKISDIPPTWMS; encoded by the coding sequence ATGACATTGTCTCTAGTACAAAAAGTAAGAGAGGAATGCTACAGAATTTGTAAAACGAAAAACGAAGCAGATGATCTTTGTCAGATGACGCTCTATAGGCTTATCAAGAATGTCCGCAATATTGAGAGTCCTGAATCCCTTATGGCGTATGCGCATAGCGTGCTGATGAATACCTATATAGAACAGAAACGCCGCCGGAGTAGGGAAACACCCTTTTCGCATCTGATGGAAAAACCGGGGGTCTACAACGCCGATCTTGATGAGAGTGTCGTATCGAATTATGTTCTTGGAGTCGAGGATGTCAACATGAGTTGCATTAACCGGCTGTCGAGCGTACTTTCTCCAATGGAGAAACGGATCCTTGACCTTACTTCTATCCAAGGGTTTGTGTCTAGGGAGGTTTGCGCGGCGCTCGGGCTTACGCCCAACAAGGTGGCGAAGGCCAAGACGAAAGCCAAGGAGAAAATGAGGGCGGCAGCGAAGATTTCCGATATCCCGCCGACATGGAT
- a CDS encoding thioredoxin family protein, translating into MNNMPPPDMSMDYSAGKLQKGSSVTVWITIPDNWHVNANIAADEFLKPSSIEIAALGVHFGEPKWPEPIKEYSEALDLENLVFKGEFKVVLPVDSVEADYDTLTTNVTFHYQACDNSICLAPAKKTIKMGELGLNSRQGSSLKKNENEIGTVPQDSAPAGILALLLFAFIGGIILNLMPCVLPVLSLKLFSLIKQAGESRGRLLALGGATTAGILASFWVLAAVVAAVKAGGGSAGWGMQFQSAGFIAFMTVILTAFAMSFFGVFEIWLPWNATTKMDAAGHKHGLAGAFFTGALLVLLSTPCSAPFLGTAMGFAFTQSTSVLFLFFTAAGFGLALPYILVSAFPKVLKVFPKPGAWMVRLQKIMGVLLLASVAWLFWIVNEQAGLSGVGIFAIIAVVSIACSVLLGKFAPPGTAFTHEVAGIALAVIALFSIWFGIVAPEYERAATEKFNARLQEQMTEDGWFRYTPKLIEDFAKAKRTVFIDVTADWCLTCKANEAAVLSGESFRRAMDSLNVALVKADWTRETPEVNALLQSMQKSGVPAYAIYPEGDATRQIVLPELLTAAGIVELVGSRK; encoded by the coding sequence ATGAACAACATGCCCCCTCCGGACATGTCCATGGACTACTCCGCAGGCAAGTTGCAAAAGGGTTCCAGCGTCACGGTATGGATTACCATCCCCGACAATTGGCACGTGAACGCGAACATCGCCGCCGACGAATTCCTCAAACCCTCTTCCATCGAAATCGCAGCGCTCGGCGTCCACTTCGGCGAACCCAAATGGCCCGAACCCATCAAGGAATACAGCGAGGCGCTCGACCTCGAAAACCTCGTGTTCAAAGGCGAGTTCAAAGTCGTCCTCCCCGTAGATAGCGTCGAAGCCGATTACGACACGCTCACCACCAACGTAACCTTCCACTACCAGGCCTGCGACAATTCCATCTGCCTCGCACCTGCGAAAAAGACAATCAAGATGGGCGAACTCGGGTTGAACAGCCGCCAAGGCAGTTCCTTAAAAAAAAACGAAAATGAGATAGGGACGGTACCGCAAGATAGCGCCCCTGCCGGGATTCTCGCGCTCCTCCTGTTCGCCTTTATCGGCGGAATCATCCTGAACCTGATGCCGTGCGTGTTGCCGGTGCTCTCGCTCAAACTTTTCAGTCTCATCAAGCAGGCGGGCGAAAGCCGCGGACGGCTCCTCGCCTTGGGAGGAGCCACGACGGCGGGCATCCTCGCAAGCTTCTGGGTCCTCGCCGCCGTCGTCGCCGCCGTCAAAGCCGGCGGCGGGTCCGCGGGTTGGGGCATGCAGTTCCAGAGCGCAGGCTTCATCGCCTTCATGACCGTCATTCTGACCGCATTCGCCATGAGCTTCTTCGGCGTGTTCGAAATTTGGCTCCCGTGGAATGCCACTACCAAAATGGACGCTGCTGGCCACAAGCACGGGCTTGCCGGAGCCTTCTTCACCGGAGCACTGCTCGTCCTCTTGAGCACTCCGTGTTCTGCTCCCTTCCTCGGCACTGCCATGGGTTTCGCCTTCACGCAGAGCACCTCGGTGCTGTTCCTCTTCTTTACCGCCGCCGGGTTCGGACTTGCCCTCCCCTATATTTTGGTGAGCGCTTTCCCCAAAGTTCTCAAGGTCTTCCCCAAGCCGGGCGCCTGGATGGTCCGCCTGCAAAAAATCATGGGCGTCTTGCTGCTCGCGAGCGTCGCATGGCTCTTCTGGATTGTGAATGAACAAGCCGGGCTCTCCGGCGTCGGGATATTCGCCATCATCGCCGTCGTAAGCATCGCTTGTAGCGTGCTGCTCGGCAAGTTCGCGCCGCCAGGGACCGCGTTCACCCACGAAGTCGCAGGCATTGCCCTCGCCGTCATTGCGCTGTTCTCGATATGGTTCGGGATTGTCGCCCCCGAATACGAACGGGCGGCCACCGAAAAATTCAACGCCCGCCTCCAGGAACAGATGACCGAAGACGGATGGTTCCGCTACACCCCCAAACTGATTGAAGATTTCGCGAAAGCGAAGCGCACCGTATTCATCGACGTGACCGCCGACTGGTGCCTCACTTGCAAGGCGAACGAAGCCGCCGTGCTGAGTGGAGAAAGCTTCCGCCGCGCCATGGACAGCCTGAACGTCGCCCTTGTCAAAGCCGACTGGACACGCGAAACACCCGAAGTGAACGCGCTGCTCCAGAGCATGCAAAAATCAGGCGTGCCCGCCTACGCCATCTACCCCGAAGGGGATGCCACAAGGCAAATCGTGCTGCCGGAATTGCTGACCGCCGCCGGAATTGTGGAGTTAGTAGGAAGTAGGAAGTAG